One genomic window of Cellulophaga sp. Hel_I_12 includes the following:
- a CDS encoding DUF5522 domain-containing protein, producing the protein MKKVLPAEEGDYYLSKEGYRVFTEQYHLKRGYCCESGCRHCPYGYHAKTNKYR; encoded by the coding sequence ATGAAAAAGGTATTACCCGCAGAAGAAGGTGACTATTATTTATCGAAAGAAGGGTACCGAGTTTTCACAGAACAGTACCATTTAAAACGGGGTTATTGCTGTGAAAGCGGTTGTCGTCATTGTCCTTACGGATACCATGCAAAAACAAATAAGTATCGCTAA
- a CDS encoding DUF4136 domain-containing protein, protein MKIVQLLALPIVALLLLSSCSSVRVVADYDAKTNFKEYKTYAFYKTGIDRAQISDLDKKRILYAIESEMATRGFSKSENPDILVSIFTKESEQVDVFNNNFGWGWGGMGWGGFGWGGWGMNPWMWGGGLGGWGGNHVSTRTEGSLYIDLIDTKDKQLVWQGKGVGTLSNTKNIEKKEEQIKKFVSEILEAYPPIVAN, encoded by the coding sequence ATGAAAATAGTTCAACTTTTAGCCCTTCCCATAGTGGCGCTTTTACTACTTAGCTCTTGTTCTTCTGTACGAGTTGTAGCGGATTATGATGCAAAAACAAATTTTAAAGAATATAAAACCTATGCTTTTTATAAAACAGGTATCGATAGAGCGCAAATATCTGATTTAGATAAGAAGAGAATTCTATATGCTATCGAATCAGAAATGGCGACCAGAGGTTTTTCAAAATCAGAAAATCCAGATATTTTGGTGAGCATTTTTACCAAAGAAAGTGAACAAGTCGATGTTTTCAACAACAACTTCGGTTGGGGTTGGGGCGGCATGGGCTGGGGAGGTTTTGGCTGGGGAGGCTGGGGCATGAATCCTTGGATGTGGGGCGGCGGTCTTGGTGGCTGGGGCGGAAACCACGTTAGTACTCGAACAGAAGGCTCTTTATATATTGACCTCATCGATACCAAAGACAAACAATTGGTTTGGCAAGGAAAAGGCGTAGGCACGCTTAGCAACACCAAAAATATAGAAAAGAAAGAAGAACAAATTAAGAAATTTGTTTCTGAAATTCTTGAAGCCTATCCACCGATAGTAGCCAACTAA